The following are from one region of the Corylus avellana chromosome ca1, CavTom2PMs-1.0 genome:
- the LOC132180473 gene encoding F-box/kelch-repeat protein At3g23880-like, which produces MASQSHAATIQNIPHEVITEILARLPAKCLIRFRCVCKSWRSLISDPQFLKKQLHFSHAESNFTRQRIIVFKQGLPSSDHRIASSYSVHSVFNDHEMPCSFDVPLPMTDPASIIEFVGSCNGLVCLREGRILHLWNPSTRESKRLPRSIGYNDYFGFGYDESVDDYKVVRLLNNEGDTCKVEVYELRADCWRETQNFPYSLNRFAGTWSTVYANGALYWVVVREHGPEGTRWNVVAFDLSTEKFTEVPQPNYFDDDSCSLLAGHGMSVSDLNFVIELVVERGSLCLVCHYIQCCVGSHAGVWIMREDGVWTKLAKIPYQQEMKQSQQFWRLLCFSGNGEFLMARKDKLALYSTKEDAFEDLPIHGGGDELLLHDSILNKIKTYVESLISPNYAMNESEQSKNLVMA; this is translated from the coding sequence ATGGCAAGTCAAAGCCATGCAGCAACGATCCAGAACATTCCACACGAAGTCATCACAGAAATACTCGCAAGGCTACCCGCCAAGTGTCTCATACGATTCCGGTGCGTCTGCAAGTCATGGCGATCTCTAATCTCCGACCCCCAGTTCCTTAAAAAGCAACTACATTTCTCGCACGCAGAGTCCAACTTCACTCGTCAAAGAATCATTGTGTTCAAACAAGGCCTTCCCAGTTCCGACCACCGCATTGCCAGTTCTTACTCTGTTCACTCTGTATTCAACGACCATGAAATGCCGTGCTCTTTTGATGTTCCACTTCCGATGACCGACCCCGCCAGCATTATTGAGTTTGTGGGTTCTTGCAACGGGTTGGTTTGTTTACGTGAAGGCAGGATATTACACCTATGGAACCCGTCTACCAGAGAATCCAAAAGATTGCCGCGCTCAATTGGCTACAACGACTATTTTGGGTTTGGTTACGATGAATCCGTTGATGATTACAAGGTGGTGAGACTCTTAAACAATGAGGGTGATACGTGTAAAGTTGAGGTGTATGAATTACGGGCGGATTGTTGGAGAGAAACTCAAAACTTCCCTTACAGTTTAAATCGTTTTGCTGGGACTTGGAGTACTGTATACGCCAATGGTGCTCTGTATTGGGTAGTTGTGCGTGAACACGGCCCTGAAGGGACTCGTTGGAACGTCGTCGCTTTTGATTTATCGACGGAGAAATTCACAGAGGTGCCACAACCAAACTATTTTGATGATGACAGTTGCAGTTTATTGGCCGGCCATGGCATGTCGGTGTCGGATTTAAATTTCGTTATAGAGCTGGTGGTTGAACGAGGATCCCTTTGTTTGGTTTGTCACTATATCCAATGTTGTGTTGGAAGCCATGCTGGTGTGTGGATAATGAGGGAAGATGGAGTGTGGACCAAGTTAGCGAAGATTCCATATCAGCAAGAAATGAAGCAGAGTCAACAGTTCTGGCGATTGCTGTGCTTTTCAGGAAATGGGGAATTCTTGATGGCTAGAAAGGACAAGTTGGCTTTGTACAGTACAAAAGAAGATGCCTTTGAGGACCTTCCGATTCATGGTGGTGGTGATGAGCTTCTTCTTCATGATTCTATActtaataaaatcaaaaccTATGTGGAGAGTTTAATCTCTCCCAATTATGCTATGAATGAGAGCGAACAGTCGAAGAATTTGGTAATGGCGTAA
- the LOC132166397 gene encoding protein FAR1-RELATED SEQUENCE 7-like: MVIKAYPVGMVRAIDNLNGEEDGDCRAEPHVGLEFDSADDAREFYSLYAKRMGFKIRIGQLYRSRTDGSVSSRRFVCSKEGFQLNSRSGCPAFIRVQRRDSGKWVVDHFQKDHNHDLEPTGKNSPPIMQQKTVIVKNLVADVSHRPKVKLLKEVEGGRPCPSGIINAKRARREGNEGQFKDEPYVGLKFNSASEAYEFYHAYAANKGFRVRIGQLFRSKLDGSITSRRFVCSKEGFQHPSRVGCGAYMRIKREDSGGWVVDRLKKDHNHDIGCQMEVHKKSFDASNKFIEDVGDRLENKDFVTICNGNIVKRCRENHIGSNWYSILFEYFQSKQADDTGFFYAVEVNNGKCMSIFWADGRSRYSCSQFGDAIVLDTSYKNSLYLVPFATFVGVNHHKQPVLLACALIADESKESYTWLFKTWLRAMSGRHPLSIIADQDKAIQQAIAEVFPGTHHRFSFWQIKAKEKEFLSLMDNAFKCEYENCILKSQTADEFDTAWNALLNRYGLKENVWLTDMYEKRASWVPLYLRGTFFAGMSLNESIEPFFGTVVNAQTPVSEFVSRYERGLERHREGERNEDFNSFNLQAFLQTKEPVEEQCRRLYTLTVFKIFQKELLQSYSYLGYKIYEEGATSRYLVRKCGNDYDKNMVTLCASNLNVSCSCQMFEFEGVLCRHVLRVLQILDVREIPSRYILHRWTRNAEYGIVRDVESGGISQEPRALMLWSLRETASKYIEAGSASHEKYKLAYEIMREGGRKLCWQR; this comes from the coding sequence ATGGTTATAAAGGCATACCCCGTAGGTATGGTACGTGCAATAGATAATCTCAATGGAGAGGAGGATGGAGATTGCAGAGCTGAACCTCATGTGGGGTTAGAGTTTGATTCGGCAGATGATGCACGCGAGTTTTACAGTCTATATGCAAAGCGAATGGGTTTTAAGATTCGGATAGGTCAGCTGTATCGATCGAGGACTGATGGGTCAGTTTCTTCTCGAAGATTTGTGTGCTCAAAGGAGGGGTTTCAGCTCAATTCACGATCAGGCTGTCCAGCATTCATAAGGGTACAAAGACGTGATTCTGGCAAGTGGGTGGTTGACCATTTCCAGAAGGATCACAATCATGATCTTGAACCTACGGGCAAAAACAGCCCTCCCATTATGCAGCAGAAGACAGTTATAGTTAAGAATTTGGTGGCTGATGTAAGCCATAGGCCAAAAGTCAAATTGCTCAAGGAAGTAGAGGGTGGACGGCCATGCCCATCTGGCATTATTAATGCTAAACGTGCTAGAAGGGAAGGAAATGAAGGGCAATTCAAAGATGAACCTTATGTGGGTCTAAAGTTCAATTCAGCTAGTGAAGCATATGAATTTTATCATGCATATGCAGCAAATAAAGGATTTAGAGTTCGGATTGGACAATTGTTTCGCTCGAAGCTTGATGGGTCAATTACATCCAGGCGATTTGTATGCTCCAAGGAAGGGTTTCAGCACCCTTCACGAGTAGGTTGTGGGGCATATATGCGGATTAAGAGAGAAGATTCTGGAGGGTGGGTAGTGGACCGTCTCAAAAAAGATCATAATCATGATATTGGGTGTCAAATGGAAGTGCATAAGAAAAGCTTTGATGCTTCAAATAAATTCATAGAGGATGTTGGTGATCGGTTGGAAAATAAAGATTTTGTTACCATTTGTAATGGCAACATTGTCAAAAGATGTCGAGAAAACCACATTGGAAGTAACTGGTACAGTATACTTTTTGAGTATTTTCAAAGCAAACAAGCAGATGACACAGGATTCTTTTATGCAGTCGAAGTTAATAATGGTAAGTGCATGAGTATTTTCTGGGCTGATGGCAGATCTAGATATTCATGCAGTCAGTTTGGTGATGCAATTGTTCTAGATACTTCATACAAGAACAGCTTATATTTGGTTCCTTTTGCTACTTTTGTTGGAGTTAACCACCACAAGCAACCAGTGCTTCTTGCCTGTGCTTTGATTGCTGATGAATCTAAGGAATCTTACACTTGGTTATTTAAAACTTGGCTCAGGGCAATGTCAGGGCGGCATCCACTGTCAATAATAGCTGATCAAGACAAGGCCATCCAACAAGCAATAGCGGAAGTCTTTCCTGGGACCCATCATCGTTTTTCATTTTGGCAAATTAAGGCAAAAGAAAAGGAGTTCCTCAGTTTAATGGATAATGCCTTTAAATGTGAGTACGAAAATTGCATTCTCAAGAGTCAGACGGCTGATGAATTTGATACAGCATGGAATGCCCTTCTCAACAGATATGGCTTGAAGGAGAATGTTTGGCTGACAGATATGTACGAAAAACGTGCAAGTTGGGTGCCACTCTACTTACGGGGCACGTTTTTTGCTGGAATGTCCCTGAACGAAAGCATTGAGCCATTCTTTGGCACAGTTGTTAATGCCCAAACGCCAGTCTCAGAGTTTGTTTCTAGATATGAGAGAGGCCTTGAGCGGCATCGCGAGGGAGAGAGAAACGAGGACTTTAACTCTTTTAACTTACAGGCCTTTTTGCAGACAAAAGAACCAGTGGAAGAACAATGTAGAAGATTATACACACTTACTGTGTTTAAGATATTTCAGAAGGAGCTTCTGCAAAGCTATAGTTATCTTGGATATAAGATTTATGAAGAAGGAGCCACCAGTAGATACTTGGTGCGTAAGTGTGGGAATGACTATGATAAAAACATGGTCACTCTCTGTGCATCCAATCTCAACGTGAGTTGCAGCTGTCAAATGTTTGAGTTCGAAGGCGTGCTGTGCAGACATGTTCTGAGAGTTCTCCAAATACTAGATGTACGAGAAATTCCCTCTCGCTACATCTTACATCGATGGACAAGAAATGCTGAGTATGGTATTGTTCGTGATGTTGAATCGGGGGGTATTTCTCAAGAACCTAGAGCTCTGATGCTGTGGAGTTTAAGAGAGACAGCATCTAAATACATAGAGGCTGGTTCAGCATCTCATGAAAAGTACAAACTTGCCTATGAGATTATGAGAGAGGGTGGAAGAAAGCTTTGTTGGCAAAGGTAA